In Deinococcus sp. HSC-46F16, the following are encoded in one genomic region:
- a CDS encoding PIN domain-containing protein, translating to MPAFRLLLLLLGLLVGWGAGQLLAASTGDDGTAWVNTLSLMLAGALAALLLGPRAERAATRLWDRLSRWYGGLSPRRVAAATFGLMVALLLSVLLGPLVRSLPFYAWPLSLLVTAVLAAFFVPFAVRHADAFGFLDVGPVRRRAGGKILDSNVIIDGRVLDLARSGFLEGEVIVPGFVLRELQLLADSHDAQKRTRGKRALTLLEELRGMRPLRVEDWDDPTLPTVDDKLVRLARETGASLLSNDANLARVARLHGVEVLSLHALALALRPQVQAGDVLTVTVTKGGQQPGQGVGYLEDGTMVVVEGGIKLRGKPARVQVVNNVQTGAGRMIFARPEDAGAA from the coding sequence GTGCCTGCCTTTCGCCTCCTGCTGCTGCTGCTGGGTTTGCTTGTCGGATGGGGTGCCGGGCAACTCCTCGCCGCCAGCACCGGGGACGACGGGACCGCATGGGTCAACACCCTCAGCCTGATGCTGGCGGGGGCTCTCGCCGCGCTGCTGCTGGGTCCCCGCGCCGAACGTGCCGCCACGCGGCTGTGGGACCGCCTGAGCCGCTGGTACGGCGGCCTCTCCCCCCGGCGGGTGGCGGCGGCGACTTTCGGGCTGATGGTGGCGCTGCTGCTCAGCGTGCTGCTGGGGCCGCTGGTGCGCTCGCTGCCCTTTTACGCGTGGCCGCTGAGCCTGCTGGTGACCGCCGTGCTGGCCGCCTTTTTCGTTCCCTTCGCGGTGCGGCACGCGGACGCCTTCGGTTTTCTGGATGTGGGGCCGGTGCGGCGGCGGGCGGGCGGCAAGATTCTGGATTCCAACGTGATTATCGACGGCCGGGTCCTGGACCTCGCCCGCAGCGGCTTTCTGGAGGGCGAGGTCATCGTGCCCGGCTTCGTGCTGCGCGAGCTGCAACTGCTGGCCGACAGCCACGACGCCCAGAAGCGCACGCGCGGCAAGCGGGCACTGACCCTACTCGAAGAGTTGCGGGGGATGCGTCCCCTGCGTGTCGAGGACTGGGACGACCCCACGCTGCCCACGGTGGACGACAAGCTGGTGCGCCTCGCCCGCGAGACGGGGGCCAGCCTGCTCAGCAACGACGCCAACCTCGCCCGCGTCGCGCGGCTGCACGGGGTGGAGGTGCTGAGCCTGCATGCGCTGGCCCTCGCCCTGCGGCCCCAGGTGCAGGCCGGGGACGTGCTCACCGTGACCGTCACCAAGGGCGGCCAGCAGCCTGGCCAGGGGGTCGGGTATCTGGAGGACGGCACGATGGTCGTCGTGGAGGGCGGCATCAAGCTGCGGGGCAAACCTGCCCGCGTGCAGGTCGTGAACAACGTGCAGACCGGGGCGGGCCGCATGATCTTCGCCCGCCCGGAGGACGCCGGGGCGGCCTGA
- a CDS encoding PspA/IM30 family protein: MSILDRLSRLLRANVNDLISRAEDPAKIIDQALLDMRSAYAEARTEVADAMAQNARLTRESGTNRKLAEEYEKKAEEALRAGNEDLAREALRRSQNHKDLARGFEEQVGTQNATVDQLKTQLRALEAKIDEMESRKSLLAARQKTAQAGATLERVSGFGKAGGAMDAFEDMERKVLQMEDRNQAMTQLRQEGDLDAQLADLGRDRELDDAFAALKARVQGGQNSSGQGGSQS; this comes from the coding sequence ATGAGCATTCTCGACCGCCTGTCCCGCCTGCTCCGTGCCAATGTCAACGACCTGATCAGCCGCGCCGAGGACCCCGCCAAGATCATTGACCAGGCCCTGCTCGACATGCGCTCGGCCTATGCCGAGGCCCGCACCGAGGTGGCCGACGCGATGGCCCAGAACGCCCGCCTGACCCGCGAATCGGGCACCAACCGCAAGCTCGCCGAGGAATACGAGAAGAAGGCGGAAGAAGCGCTGCGGGCGGGCAACGAGGACCTCGCCCGCGAAGCCCTGCGCCGCTCGCAAAACCACAAGGACCTCGCCCGGGGGTTCGAGGAGCAGGTCGGCACGCAGAACGCCACCGTGGACCAGCTCAAGACCCAGCTCCGGGCGCTGGAAGCCAAGATCGACGAGATGGAGTCGCGCAAGTCGCTGCTCGCCGCCCGGCAGAAGACCGCGCAGGCCGGGGCCACCCTGGAGCGCGTCAGCGGCTTCGGCAAGGCGGGCGGGGCGATGGACGCCTTCGAGGACATGGAGCGCAAGGTCCTTCAGATGGAAGACCGCAACCAGGCCATGACCCAACTGCGGCAGGAGGGCGACCTCGACGCGCAGCTCGCGGACCTCGGGCGCGACCGTGAACTTGACGACGCCTTCGCCGCGCTCAAGGCCCGCGTGCAGGGCGGCCAGAACAGCTCGGGGCAGGGCGGCAGCCAGAGCTGA